One Faecalicatena sp. Marseille-Q4148 DNA window includes the following coding sequences:
- a CDS encoding HlyC/CorC family transporter, which yields MDNTLIFLLLLQVILIALNAVFASAEIAVLSMNEMKLERMAEQGDQRAKRLFRLVKEPARFLATIQVAITLSGFLGSAFAADNFSEPLVDWILSLGVKIPRTTLDACSVIVITLILSYFTLVFGELVPKRIAMKRSEQLALGISGLVSGISVIFKPLVSFLSISTNFVLRLCGIDPNEEEEQVSEEEIRMLVDVGSEKGAIAHQEKEFIQNVFEFNDTMIENIATHRTDVVMLWMEDDIDSWKETIHNSRHTRFPICEGSPDHVIGVLNTKEYFRTADKSRENILKTAVHAPYFVLETTRADVVFKNMKLTKHSMAIVIDEYGGMTGIVTLSDLIEELVGDLSDEFSDDKGSEPEVKKVNDGTWRIRGNIELSVLEETLGQKLVSSEFDTLTGLVFDELGMIPEDGERDIEIEIQNLQIQIKCIKDHQIEEAIIKM from the coding sequence ATGGACAATACTTTAATTTTTTTATTATTGCTGCAGGTAATATTGATTGCGCTGAATGCTGTATTTGCAAGTGCGGAGATAGCAGTGCTTTCAATGAATGAAATGAAACTGGAACGAATGGCAGAACAAGGAGACCAACGTGCAAAAAGATTGTTTCGATTGGTGAAAGAACCTGCAAGATTTCTTGCTACAATTCAGGTTGCAATTACACTTTCAGGATTTTTGGGAAGTGCATTTGCAGCAGATAATTTTTCAGAGCCGCTGGTAGATTGGATTTTGTCATTAGGAGTAAAGATTCCGCGAACAACGCTGGACGCCTGTTCGGTCATCGTAATTACGTTGATTTTGTCGTACTTCACATTGGTTTTTGGAGAATTAGTTCCGAAGCGAATTGCTATGAAAAGATCAGAACAATTGGCTCTTGGTATATCAGGTTTGGTAAGTGGCATTTCAGTCATATTTAAGCCGCTGGTTTCTTTTTTATCGATTTCAACAAATTTTGTATTACGCTTATGTGGGATTGATCCCAATGAGGAAGAAGAACAGGTAAGCGAGGAAGAAATCAGAATGTTAGTGGATGTGGGGAGTGAAAAGGGAGCAATTGCACATCAGGAAAAAGAATTTATTCAAAATGTTTTTGAGTTTAATGACACGATGATTGAAAACATTGCTACACATCGAACAGATGTTGTGATGCTTTGGATGGAGGATGATATAGATTCCTGGAAAGAAACAATTCATAACAGCCGCCACACACGTTTTCCAATCTGCGAGGGATCGCCGGATCATGTAATTGGTGTGCTGAATACGAAAGAATATTTTCGTACAGCAGATAAAAGTCGGGAAAATATTTTAAAAACTGCAGTTCATGCTCCGTATTTTGTGTTGGAAACAACGCGGGCGGACGTTGTATTTAAAAATATGAAACTAACAAAACATTCGATGGCGATTGTGATTGATGAGTATGGCGGTATGACCGGGATTGTAACCTTGTCTGATCTGATAGAAGAACTGGTGGGAGATTTAAGCGATGAGTTTTCGGATGATAAAGGCAGTGAACCGGAAGTGAAAAAGGTCAATGATGGGACATGGAGGATTCGCGGTAATATTGAATTGAGCGTTTTGGAAGAGACGCTGGGGCAGAAACTGGTCTCATCAGAGTTCGATACACTTACAGGTCTTGTATTTGATGAACTTGGTATGATTCCGGAAGATGGTGAGCGGGATATTGAAATTGAGATTCAAAATCTTCAGATCCAGATAAAATGTATTAAAGATCATCAGATAGAAGAGGCGATAATCAAAATGTAG
- a CDS encoding type II toxin-antitoxin system prevent-host-death family antitoxin, protein MPNILPVSDLRNYNEVLKNCQAGEPVFLTKNGRGRFVVLDIEDYEREREEKKLLMKLQEAEEAVKDGEGWLSLDEVKAAMGE, encoded by the coding sequence ATGCCCAATATTTTACCAGTATCAGATTTAAGAAATTACAATGAAGTTTTGAAGAACTGTCAGGCAGGGGAACCAGTTTTTCTTACTAAGAATGGAAGAGGAAGATTTGTAGTGCTTGATATTGAAGATTATGAAAGAGAACGGGAAGAAAAAAAACTTCTGATGAAGTTACAGGAAGCAGAAGAAGCTGTAAAAGATGGAGAAGGATGGTTAAGTCTGGATGAAGTTAAAGCGGCTATGGGGGAATAA
- a CDS encoding type II toxin-antitoxin system RelE/ParE family toxin, whose amino-acid sequence MKKLRINPLVVKDLKEIRDYIADDNVAKAAETIEKIYNKFENIQMFPEMGAELSKRVSFRIDYKYAIWNDYVIIYKIGKEFVEIYRVVNRYQDLTRIFT is encoded by the coding sequence ATGAAGAAACTTCGGATTAACCCATTGGTTGTCAAGGATTTGAAAGAAATACGTGATTATATAGCAGATGACAATGTGGCGAAAGCGGCTGAGACAATCGAGAAGATTTATAACAAATTCGAAAATATTCAGATGTTTCCGGAGATGGGAGCAGAACTGTCCAAACGTGTAAGTTTCAGAATAGACTATAAATATGCGATCTGGAATGATTATGTAATTATATATAAGATTGGAAAAGAGTTTGTGGAGATTTATCGGGTAGTGAATCGATATCAGGATCTTACAAGAATATTTACATGA
- the bcp gene encoding thioredoxin-dependent thiol peroxidase yields the protein MLETGIKAPEFSLPDQNGEMHSLTDYRGKKVILYFYPKDNTPGCTKQACGYSERSQQFEEKEIVVIGISKDSVASHKRFEEKQGLTFTILSDTELEAIKAYDVWKEKKNYGKVSMGVVRTTYVIDEEGMIVYANDKVKAADDPEKMLEYLISEN from the coding sequence ATGTTAGAGACAGGAATAAAAGCGCCGGAATTTTCACTTCCGGATCAAAATGGAGAAATGCACAGCTTAACAGACTATAGAGGGAAAAAGGTTATTTTATATTTCTATCCAAAAGATAATACACCTGGATGCACAAAGCAGGCATGTGGATACAGTGAGCGTTCTCAGCAGTTTGAGGAAAAGGAAATTGTAGTAATTGGAATTAGCAAGGACAGTGTTGCATCCCACAAGAGATTTGAGGAAAAACAGGGATTAACGTTTACGATTCTTTCAGATACGGAGTTGGAAGCAATAAAGGCATATGATGTATGGAAAGAAAAGAAAAATTACGGAAAAGTATCAATGGGAGTTGTCAGAACAACGTATGTCATTGATGAAGAAGGAATGATTGTTTATGCCAACGACAAAGTAAAGGCAGCAGATGATCCGGAAAAAATGCTTGAATATCTTATTAGTGAAAATTAA